A portion of the Eriocheir sinensis breed Jianghai 21 unplaced genomic scaffold, ASM2467909v1 Scaffold816, whole genome shotgun sequence genome contains these proteins:
- the LOC126994523 gene encoding uncharacterized protein LOC126994523 isoform X1, with product MTASQTVSPSSNPAPPSSPTPRTFIGELYSLPAVNRVCQKVVSIHATLGRLVPFSRLFTTVLSIASALTHRVGQWDFVRTAVQRGDAIGLLALDYIRGSYLHPRDYLQKLMDGVQGVVVRGASVLAVHPFGRLPCRVTLEITGRIQSILEALKLNDKPCLGEVFIIGRLQRIYSRGLATLAVRVKTCNCVLENLQKEIKNAEKAIKNAEAETNLDVLKKRKRSVNDGNGRNSSSSDDEPSEPLETSHSKKEDEHHGEGFASPVNINVTQHD from the exons ATGACAGCCTCCCAGACCGTTTCGCCCTCGAGTAACCCTGCGCCGCCTTCGTCACCCACACCCAGGACCTTCATAGGCGAACTTTATAGCCTTCCAGCTGTTAATCGAGTATGCCAAAAG GTGGTATCCATTCACGCCACGTTGGGTCGATTGGTGCCTTTCTCCCGCCTCTTCACCACTGTCCTCTCCATTGCCTCAGCATTGACGCACAGAGTCGGCCAATGGGATTTCGTCCGTACTGCTG TTCAAAGAGGAGATGCAATAGGGCTGCTGGCGCTCGACTACATACGAGGATCATACCTACACCCAAGGGACTACCTTCAGAAG CTAATGGACGGTGTGCAAGGAGTAGTGGTGCGGGGAGCGTCTGTACTAGCAGTCCATCCTTTTGGCCGCCTGCCATGTCGCGTCACTCTGGAGATCACCGGCAGGATTCAAAGTATTCTCGAGGCCCTGAAACTTAATG ACAAGCCTTGCCTCGGGGAAGTGTTCATCATCGGGCGGCTGCAACGGATCTACAGCCGCGGCCTGGCCACCCTG GCTGTTCGAGTGAAGACCTGCAATTGCGTGCTGGAAAACTtgcagaaagaaataaaaaatgcagAGAAAGCAATAAAAAATGCAGAGGCTGAAACAAACTTGGATGTTTTGAAG AAGAGAAAACGTTCTGTTAATGATGGAAATGGCCGAAATTCATCTAGTTCAGACGATGAACCTTCTGAGCCTCTCGAAACTTCGCATTCAAAGAAG GAGGACGAGCACCACGGGGAAGGTTTCGCCTCTCCCGTGAACATCAACGTGACCCAGCACGACTGA
- the LOC126994523 gene encoding uncharacterized protein LOC126994523 isoform X2, whose protein sequence is MPKALTHRVGQWDFVRTAVQRGDAIGLLALDYIRGSYLHPRDYLQKLMDGVQGVVVRGASVLAVHPFGRLPCRVTLEITGRIQSILEALKLNDKPCLGEVFIIGRLQRIYSRGLATLAVRVKTCNCVLENLQKEIKNAEKAIKNAEAETNLDVLKKRKRSVNDGNGRNSSSSDDEPSEPLETSHSKKEDEHHGEGFASPVNINVTQHD, encoded by the exons ATGCCAAAAG CATTGACGCACAGAGTCGGCCAATGGGATTTCGTCCGTACTGCTG TTCAAAGAGGAGATGCAATAGGGCTGCTGGCGCTCGACTACATACGAGGATCATACCTACACCCAAGGGACTACCTTCAGAAG CTAATGGACGGTGTGCAAGGAGTAGTGGTGCGGGGAGCGTCTGTACTAGCAGTCCATCCTTTTGGCCGCCTGCCATGTCGCGTCACTCTGGAGATCACCGGCAGGATTCAAAGTATTCTCGAGGCCCTGAAACTTAATG ACAAGCCTTGCCTCGGGGAAGTGTTCATCATCGGGCGGCTGCAACGGATCTACAGCCGCGGCCTGGCCACCCTG GCTGTTCGAGTGAAGACCTGCAATTGCGTGCTGGAAAACTtgcagaaagaaataaaaaatgcagAGAAAGCAATAAAAAATGCAGAGGCTGAAACAAACTTGGATGTTTTGAAG AAGAGAAAACGTTCTGTTAATGATGGAAATGGCCGAAATTCATCTAGTTCAGACGATGAACCTTCTGAGCCTCTCGAAACTTCGCATTCAAAGAAG GAGGACGAGCACCACGGGGAAGGTTTCGCCTCTCCCGTGAACATCAACGTGACCCAGCACGACTGA